A portion of the Luxibacter massiliensis genome contains these proteins:
- a CDS encoding TRAP transporter small permease — MERKKTVLSKFFDIVNGLENVVLAVMVIGMVVTILLQIIGRIIGHPFAWTEETSRYLFLWMMFVALAAGFNQAESSRVTLLVMVGPKWLKKFSEILYAVVVVAFFGFMVVWGIEVVRQQIMMREMGTALQIPMYVIGICVPVSGILGIIGVVQSFLEYYGNVAIPERQKEDKKDTEERGEE; from the coding sequence ATGGAACGTAAAAAGACGGTCTTGTCCAAATTCTTTGATATTGTAAACGGACTGGAGAATGTAGTTCTGGCGGTTATGGTTATTGGCATGGTTGTTACGATTCTTCTTCAGATTATCGGGCGTATCATCGGCCACCCCTTTGCATGGACAGAGGAGACCAGCAGGTATCTGTTCCTCTGGATGATGTTTGTGGCCCTGGCTGCAGGGTTTAACCAGGCGGAGTCGTCCCGCGTAACATTACTGGTTATGGTGGGCCCCAAATGGCTGAAGAAATTTAGTGAAATTTTATATGCGGTTGTTGTCGTGGCATTCTTTGGTTTTATGGTTGTCTGGGGGATTGAGGTTGTAAGACAGCAGATTATGATGAGGGAGATGGGTACTGCCCTGCAAATCCCCATGTATGTCATTGGCATCTGCGTGCCGGTCTCTGGAATACTGGGAATTATCGGGGTTGTGCAAAGTTTTCTGGAATACTATGGCAATGTTGCCATACCGGAAAGGCAAAAAGAAGATAAGAAAGATACGGAAGAAAGGGGTGAGGAGTAA
- a CDS encoding TRAP transporter large permease, with protein MSVVLLIVFLVLMFLGVPIAVALGAASVICIATMSDLPLSLAAQSMFTSMNSFIMVAVPLFILCGSLMDEGGVADKIYDLAEAMVGWIFGGLGHVSVVVNMIFAGMSGSSVAAIASIGKMSINALSKKGYPQDYATAINLSGSMLASVIPPSILMINAAATANVSIGQALLAGLIPGIIIGLIFMVYNYFYCKKHGIGDRTPFQGKRLGRAFVNAIPALLTPVILLGGVYTGFYTPTEGAAIAVVYTILVSIYIYKNLKWTDIPRIICKNARSTGTILFVAIAAKPASLLFELDGLPSTVANMITGVSDNRIVIMFVLYAFLICVGMFMDATAAIFILVPILLPAVQAVGVSPLFFVVFLVITLSFGLITPPVGVCLYAAQNVTGLALERIIKASVPWIILIAVTLCIFIVFPQIITGPVGLIFGG; from the coding sequence ATGAGCGTTGTATTATTAATTGTATTCCTGGTTCTGATGTTTTTGGGAGTGCCAATTGCAGTCGCATTAGGCGCAGCTTCTGTCATCTGTATTGCAACGATGTCAGACCTGCCCCTGTCACTGGCCGCCCAGTCTATGTTTACTTCTATGAATAGCTTTATTATGGTTGCCGTGCCTTTATTTATTCTCTGTGGCTCGCTGATGGATGAAGGGGGAGTTGCAGACAAGATTTATGACCTGGCAGAAGCCATGGTAGGATGGATTTTCGGCGGCCTGGGGCATGTGTCTGTTGTGGTCAACATGATATTTGCAGGCATGTCCGGTTCTTCTGTGGCAGCCATCGCATCCATTGGAAAGATGAGCATCAATGCCCTGTCTAAAAAGGGATATCCCCAGGATTACGCCACGGCGATTAATCTATCGGGATCTATGCTGGCCTCCGTTATCCCGCCCAGCATACTGATGATCAATGCAGCGGCTACTGCAAATGTTTCTATAGGGCAGGCTTTGCTGGCAGGGTTGATTCCAGGAATTATTATTGGCCTTATCTTCATGGTCTATAATTATTTCTATTGTAAGAAACATGGAATCGGCGACCGCACGCCGTTCCAGGGGAAACGGCTGGGAAGGGCATTTGTAAACGCCATACCGGCGCTTTTGACCCCTGTTATTCTGCTGGGAGGTGTTTATACAGGATTCTATACACCCACAGAAGGGGCGGCCATTGCAGTGGTATATACCATTTTAGTTTCGATTTATATTTATAAGAATCTGAAGTGGACAGACATTCCCAGGATTATCTGTAAGAATGCCCGGTCAACAGGGACCATTCTGTTTGTGGCCATTGCAGCAAAACCGGCGTCTCTTTTATTCGAACTGGACGGCCTGCCCAGCACAGTCGCAAACATGATAACCGGTGTTTCAGATAACCGTATTGTTATTATGTTCGTCCTGTATGCATTCTTAATCTGTGTTGGCATGTTCATGGATGCGACAGCGGCAATTTTTATCCTTGTCCCGATTTTGCTGCCGGCAGTGCAGGCAGTAGGGGTGTCGCCACTGTTTTTTGTAGTGTTCCTTGTCATCACACTGTCCTTTGGACTGATCACACCGCCGGTGGGCGTGTGCCTGTATGCGGCCCAGAATGTGACTGGGCTTGCCTTGGAGAGGATTATTAAGGCTTCTGTCCCATGGATTATCCTCATCGCGGTCACACTCTGTATTTTTATTGTGTTCCCGCAGATTATTACAGGGCCGGTAGGACTGATATTTGGAGGCTGA
- a CDS encoding IS110 family RNA-guided transposase — translation MKVKYEDRLKQKLLAIKTNTLIVGVDIAKNYQWARFVDFRGIEYSHALKFKNSKSGFETILTRIRQICKEENFAEAVVGMEPTGHYWKAFANWLNKQEGIRVVLVNPYATKQAKELDDNSQTKSDKKDALTIGKLVKDGRYFELYLPHDIYAELRVLSTTRTGLNKRKSALKNTVTAVLDEFFPEYTEVFKCPLTGKASRQILKVCPFPKFILELSVDGVTAEIKKAVKKTVGRRKAEQLVEAAKDSIGVDYGEEAAMLKLSLTLEELGLLEKQTEELEGKMAEMLEKTEYAGFLLSIKGIGVVTLAACLGELGDPTRFENPRQMSRMAGYNLVEDSSGKNKSGTKISKRGRKNLRSVLYQMALTMVAANDEMKQLYHYLKTREKDPLKKMQALIVVSKKILTLIHTLAKKKENYDPKKVFGYVRREQLKAAA, via the coding sequence ATGAAAGTAAAGTATGAAGACCGCCTGAAACAGAAACTACTCGCAATCAAAACAAATACCCTTATAGTTGGCGTGGATATCGCCAAAAACTATCAGTGGGCAAGGTTTGTTGATTTCAGAGGCATTGAGTATAGCCATGCCTTGAAATTCAAAAACAGTAAAAGCGGCTTTGAGACTATATTAACAAGGATCCGCCAGATATGCAAGGAGGAAAATTTTGCAGAGGCTGTCGTTGGAATGGAACCCACCGGACATTACTGGAAAGCATTCGCGAACTGGCTTAATAAGCAGGAGGGGATCAGGGTCGTCCTCGTCAATCCGTATGCGACAAAACAGGCAAAGGAGCTTGATGATAACAGCCAGACAAAGTCGGATAAGAAGGATGCGCTGACGATTGGGAAGCTGGTGAAGGACGGGAGATATTTTGAACTGTACCTGCCCCATGATATTTATGCCGAACTGAGAGTGCTGTCCACGACCAGAACCGGATTAAATAAGCGTAAAAGTGCATTGAAGAATACAGTTACGGCGGTACTGGATGAGTTTTTCCCGGAGTATACAGAAGTGTTCAAATGCCCGCTTACGGGGAAAGCATCGAGGCAGATATTAAAGGTATGCCCATTTCCTAAATTCATTCTTGAGCTAAGTGTAGACGGGGTTACAGCAGAGATAAAGAAAGCGGTAAAGAAAACCGTTGGACGCAGGAAAGCAGAACAGCTTGTAGAAGCCGCAAAAGATTCCATCGGCGTAGATTATGGGGAAGAAGCTGCCATGCTGAAACTGAGCCTGACGCTGGAAGAACTGGGGCTTTTGGAGAAACAGACAGAAGAACTGGAAGGAAAAATGGCAGAAATGTTAGAGAAGACCGAGTATGCAGGATTCTTATTAAGTATAAAGGGAATCGGCGTGGTAACACTGGCGGCGTGTCTTGGGGAGCTTGGCGACCCGACTCGTTTTGAAAACCCGCGTCAGATGAGCCGTATGGCAGGGTATAACCTTGTGGAGGACAGCTCAGGAAAGAACAAGAGCGGGACAAAGATATCCAAACGAGGGAGGAAAAACCTGCGGAGTGTGCTGTATCAGATGGCACTGACAATGGTTGCTGCAAATGATGAGATGAAACAGTTATACCATTACCTGAAAACGAGGGAGAAAGATCCGCTGAAAAAGATGCAGGCATTGATCGTAGTCAGCAAAAAGATACTGACGCTGATCCACACGCTTGCCAAGAAAAAGGAAAACTACGACCCGAAAAAAGTATTCGGATATGTCCGCAGGGAACAGCTTAAAGCAGCTGCCTGA
- a CDS encoding D-2-hydroxyacid dehydrogenase, which translates to MKIVILDGYTENPGDLSWEGFENIGELDVYDRTSLSDIKEAISRIGDAEAVLTNKTPLPKAVIDASPNLKYIGVLATGYNVVDVDAAKEKGIVVSNIPSYGTAAVGQFAIALLLEICHNIGHHNQAVKEGRWESNPDWCFWDYPLIELAGKTMGIIGFGRIGQATGKIAKALGMRVIANDEFPSEGGKEIAEYVSREELFAQADVISLHCPLFPSTQGLVDKENIAKMKDGVIILNNSRGQLIVEQDLADALNAGKVYAAGLDVVSTEPIKGDNPLLEAKNCIITPHISWAPKESRQRLMDIAVENLERFIKGEPVNVVNK; encoded by the coding sequence ATGAAGATTGTTATTTTAGACGGTTATACAGAGAATCCAGGGGATCTGAGCTGGGAAGGCTTTGAGAATATAGGGGAATTAGATGTATACGACAGGACGTCCCTTTCAGATATAAAGGAGGCTATAAGCAGAATTGGGGATGCAGAGGCTGTACTGACAAATAAGACGCCTCTTCCTAAAGCAGTGATTGATGCAAGCCCCAATCTAAAATATATCGGCGTGCTGGCCACAGGGTACAATGTGGTGGATGTGGACGCGGCAAAGGAAAAAGGCATTGTCGTAAGCAATATTCCCTCTTATGGGACTGCGGCAGTGGGTCAGTTCGCAATTGCACTTCTGCTGGAGATCTGCCACAATATCGGGCACCACAACCAGGCTGTCAAGGAAGGGCGCTGGGAGAGCAACCCTGACTGGTGTTTCTGGGACTATCCGTTGATTGAACTGGCAGGAAAGACGATGGGGATTATTGGCTTCGGCAGAATTGGGCAGGCAACGGGAAAAATCGCAAAAGCACTGGGGATGCGGGTGATCGCAAATGATGAATTTCCCAGCGAGGGCGGAAAGGAAATCGCAGAATATGTGTCAAGGGAAGAGTTGTTTGCACAGGCAGATGTAATTTCCCTGCACTGTCCACTGTTCCCCTCCACCCAGGGCCTGGTGGACAAGGAAAATATAGCGAAAATGAAGGATGGCGTCATTATTTTAAATAACTCCAGGGGTCAGTTGATTGTGGAACAGGATCTGGCCGACGCATTAAATGCAGGAAAGGTGTATGCCGCAGGGTTGGATGTGGTTTCCACAGAGCCAATCAAAGGGGACAATCCTCTTCTGGAGGCTAAAAACTGTATTATAACACCTCATATATCCTGGGCGCCAAAGGAGAGCCGCCAGCGTTTGATGGACATTGCGGTTGAGAATCTGGAGAGGTTCATCAAAGGCGAGCCTGTGAATGTTGTAAATAAGTAG
- a CDS encoding glucose-6-phosphate isomerase — translation MSKNVSFDYSKTAGFMKEHEVASMKGTVEYAKNKLLSRSGEGSSFLGWIDLPVDYDKTEFRRIKKAAKKIQSDSEVLLVIGIGGSYLGARAAIEFLRHGFYNNVSREIRKAPEIYFVGNNMSGAYIRAVIDVVGGRDFSINVISKSGTTTEPAIAFRVFKEILEKKYGREAAAHRIYATTDKSRGALKHLADEEGYDTFVVPDDIGGRFSVLTAVGLLPIAVSGADIDLLMEGAAAGRKNALEKPYEENDALLYAAVRNILHRKGKSVEILANYEPSLHYISEWWKQLHGESEGKDQRGIMPASVDLTTDLHSLGQFIQDGSRIMFETVLNIEAPGEEIILREEPVDLDGLNYLAGKTVDFVNKSAMNGTILAHTDGKVPNLMVKIPKENEFYLGQLFYFFEFACGVSGYVLGVNPFNQPGVESYKTNMFALLGKPGFEKERKDLLKRL, via the coding sequence ATGAGTAAAAATGTATCCTTTGATTACTCGAAAACGGCAGGGTTCATGAAAGAGCATGAAGTGGCATCTATGAAAGGGACCGTGGAATATGCCAAGAATAAGCTTCTTTCCAGGAGCGGGGAGGGCAGCAGCTTTCTGGGGTGGATTGACCTTCCCGTGGACTATGACAAAACAGAGTTTAGGAGAATCAAAAAAGCGGCCAAAAAAATACAGTCTGATTCTGAGGTGCTTTTGGTAATCGGAATCGGCGGATCGTACCTTGGGGCACGTGCGGCAATCGAGTTTCTGCGCCATGGATTTTATAATAATGTAAGCAGGGAAATAAGAAAAGCGCCGGAAATTTATTTTGTCGGGAATAATATGAGCGGCGCCTATATCAGGGCGGTTATAGATGTGGTGGGCGGCAGGGATTTCTCAATTAATGTAATATCTAAGTCGGGAACTACCACAGAGCCGGCCATTGCCTTCCGTGTATTTAAGGAAATCCTGGAAAAGAAATATGGCAGGGAGGCCGCCGCCCACAGGATTTATGCCACCACAGATAAATCCCGCGGCGCACTGAAGCATCTGGCAGATGAAGAGGGGTATGATACCTTTGTGGTGCCCGACGACATAGGGGGGCGTTTCTCCGTACTGACCGCCGTGGGACTCCTTCCCATAGCTGTGAGCGGGGCGGATATAGACCTTTTAATGGAAGGTGCGGCGGCAGGCCGAAAGAATGCCCTGGAGAAACCTTATGAGGAAAACGATGCTTTATTGTATGCTGCGGTCCGCAATATTCTCCACCGGAAAGGAAAGTCAGTAGAAATTCTGGCCAATTATGAACCCAGCCTGCATTATATATCTGAATGGTGGAAACAGCTCCACGGAGAGAGTGAGGGGAAGGACCAGCGGGGAATTATGCCTGCATCTGTAGACCTGACAACGGATTTACATTCTCTGGGGCAGTTTATACAGGATGGCTCCAGAATTATGTTTGAGACAGTGCTGAATATAGAGGCGCCGGGAGAAGAGATCATACTGAGGGAAGAGCCTGTGGATTTGGACGGACTAAACTATCTGGCAGGCAAGACAGTAGATTTTGTTAATAAGAGTGCCATGAACGGTACAATTTTGGCGCACACAGATGGCAAAGTCCCCAACCTGATGGTGAAGATACCCAAAGAGAATGAGTTTTATCTTGGACAGTTATTTTATTTCTTTGAGTTCGCATGTGGAGTCAGCGGGTATGTGCTGGGAGTAAATCCATTCAACCAGCCAGGAGTAGAGAGCTATAAGACGAATATGTTCGCGCTTTTAGGGAAACCCGGGTTTGAGAAAGAGCGCAAGGACCTGCTCAAAAGGCTGTAA
- a CDS encoding MurR/RpiR family transcriptional regulator has protein sequence MILEAISCKQKIRGMMNHLTNTENKIARYVLDNYDTVLSSNITELAEKAGVSDASVVRFCKSLGYKGYQDFKINAAKDILPREKHLNPSLEPSDDMGTICKKIFGTEVAVLDRTFAGLDMKAVEQAARMIRDAKKLVVFGSGGSLLVGKDAQHKFLKIGIQVYVYEDMDMQLMASSLMKSDEVALCISHSGYNSNVVNCMKNAGENGAGRIALASQGKTPVSKNADVVLYTASEETIFKSESVSTRIAQLAIIDCLVAIVAFEDYDDSYQAIQQTRRATSQNKF, from the coding sequence ATGATCTTGGAAGCGATTAGCTGTAAGCAAAAAATCAGAGGTATGATGAATCATCTTACGAACACGGAAAACAAGATTGCCAGATATGTTTTGGATAATTATGATACTGTACTGAGCAGCAACATTACAGAGCTGGCAGAAAAGGCGGGCGTCAGTGACGCTTCAGTAGTACGTTTTTGTAAGAGCCTTGGGTATAAGGGATACCAGGATTTTAAAATTAATGCCGCCAAGGATATCCTCCCAAGGGAAAAGCACTTGAATCCCAGCCTGGAGCCGTCGGATGATATGGGGACAATCTGCAAAAAGATATTTGGCACAGAGGTTGCTGTATTAGACAGGACTTTTGCCGGCCTTGACATGAAGGCTGTAGAGCAGGCCGCCCGTATGATCAGGGATGCCAAAAAGTTAGTAGTGTTCGGAAGCGGCGGCAGCCTCCTGGTGGGGAAAGACGCCCAGCATAAGTTTTTAAAGATTGGGATCCAGGTATATGTGTATGAGGATATGGACATGCAGCTGATGGCATCTTCCCTAATGAAAAGCGATGAAGTGGCGCTGTGCATCTCACATTCAGGCTATAACTCCAATGTGGTAAACTGTATGAAGAATGCCGGCGAGAACGGGGCAGGGCGGATTGCTTTGGCCAGCCAGGGGAAGACGCCGGTTTCCAAGAATGCGGACGTGGTGCTCTATACTGCATCCGAGGAGACGATATTTAAGTCTGAGTCTGTAAGTACAAGAATTGCACAGCTTGCGATTATTGACTGTCTCGTGGCTATTGTAGCCTTCGAAGATTACGATGATTCCTACCAGGCTATCCAGCAGACCCGCAGGGCCACGTCCCAGAATAAGTTTTAG